One window of Nicotiana tomentosiformis chromosome 11, ASM39032v3, whole genome shotgun sequence genomic DNA carries:
- the LOC138901948 gene encoding uncharacterized protein — translation MAQDIDLGGVLRALSVKNKISFIIGKCHKPVIGHATFDQWERCDDMVTSWIPNSLSKGLADSLQYVSDAKELWQELEDRYDQTNGAKLYQLQKEINDLSQGTLDITGYYTKMKKLWEELNTLNAHAQCSCQCTCGGKANMHKAEKDRRLIQFLMGLNEVYTVVRGSILMMNPLPSIAQVFSILIQEEKQREVKPNNQQLVIESTSLNANGPENNNFRTNYNQHMNPSGNNSYGRGYMGNRPRQFINFCKRPGHTKDKCYKLHGYP, via the coding sequence ATGGCACAGGATATAGATCTTGGAGGAGTACTTAGAGCCCTCTCAGTGAAGAATAAGATTAGTTTCATAATAGGGAAGTGTCATAAACCAGTAATTGGACATGCAACTTTTGATCAGTGGGAACGATGTGATGATATGGTGACTTCATGGATTCCAAATTCCCTTTCAAAGGGCCTAGCGGATAGTTTGCAATATGTGAGTGATGCAAAGGAGTTATGGCAGGAGTTAGAAGATAGGTATGATCAAACCAACGGTGCAAAACTATACCAACTTCAAAAGGAAATTAATGATCTGAGTCAAGGAACTCTTGACATAACAGGCTATTATACAAAAATGAAGAAGCTATGGGAAGAGCTAAACACACTGAATGCACACGCACAATGCAGCTGCCAATGCACCTGCGGAGGTAAAGCTAATATGCACAAGGCTGAGAAAGATAGAAGACTGATACAGTTTTTGATGGGTTTAAATGAGGTGTATACTGTTGTGAGAGGGAGCATACTGATGATGAACCCCCTTCCAAGCATTGCACAAGTCTTTTCTATTCTCATACAAGAAGAGAAGCAAAGAGAAGTTAAACCAAACAATCAACAACTGGTGATTGAATCTACATCACTGAATGCTAATGGTCCAGAAAACAACAACTTTAGAACAAACTACAACCAACACATGAATCCTTCTGGGAACAATAGTTATGGAAGAGGCTATATGGGAAATAGACCTAGGCAATTCATTAATTTCTGCAAGAGGCCAGGACACACTAAGGATAAATGTTATAAACTTCACGGGTACCCTTAG